Below is a genomic region from Cellulomonas sp. P24.
GGGATCCGAGGCCCGGCGGTCCCGGCCTGGGGTCGGACCGTCCAGCTCGTCGGCGCCCCGCTCGCCGGTCTGCTCGCGGTGCTGCGTCGGCGGTGGCCCGGGGTCATGCTCGCGGCGGTCGCCGTCCGGCTGGCGCTGGACCCGCAGGACATCGCCTACTACGCCGCCGGGGCCGTCGTCGCGGCGCTCGTGGTCGACCTCCTCGTCACCCGGTGGGTGGTGCCGTGGACGGCGCTGGTGACGGCGGTCGTGCTGTGGCAGCCGTTCGCGTACGACTTCACGCACCGGTTCACCACCGAGCACGGGTTGGCCCTGTGGTGGTTCCAGCACCCGTGGCCCGTCGGGGTCGTCCACCTCGCCTGGTCGGTGGCCGCGGTGGTGCTCGCGGCGGTCGTCCCGACGGCACCGGACGCACCGGTGCACGCCGGTCAGCGGCGCACGCGCAGCGGCACGAACCGCGGGGTGCGGGCCGCGTAGGCCGCGTACCCGTCGAACCTCCTCGCGAGCCGCGCCTCCTCCCACCGCGCCTTGACGTTGAGCAGGGCGATGAGCAGCGCGAGCACCACGACTCGGGCGACGCTCCCGGACGCGAGGGCGTACGCCGTCGCGGAGAGCAGCAGACCCGTGTAGATGGGGTGCCGGACGAACCGGTAGAGGCCGCCGGTGCGCAGCTGGGCGTGCTGGTTCGGCAGCGGGGTCGCCGTCAGACCCTTCCCGAGCGACGTCGCACCGAGGCCCATGATCGCGACCCCGACCAGGACGAGGACCGCGAGGACG
It encodes:
- a CDS encoding isoprenylcysteine carboxylmethyltransferase family protein — encoded protein: MTHPREDVVVARYLVTAQFGLIGLLAVVPRGHGWPVPVGLQVVLAVLVLVGVAIMGLGATSLGKGLTATPLPNQHAQLRTGGLYRFVRHPIYTGLLLSATAYALASGSVARVVVLALLIALLNVKARWEEARLARRFDGYAAYAARTPRFVPLRVRR